The Obesumbacterium proteus DNA window TCGGGACGCCATCATAAAAAATAGGAACCTGCCGGTTATCGAACCCACGAACGCGAACCTGTAATTCGTTACGTCCGCCCGATTTTTGCAAGGATACGCCGGGAACCACGCTGAGCGCGTCGGCGACGTTGCGTTTATCGAGTTTGGTGATGGTGTCTTGTGTGACGATCTCGCTGGTGTTTGCTACCGGACTACTCCAAACGGTCATGACATCATCGTCATTGGCAGCCTGAACGTCCATGGCAATGCCGCCTGACATGCATAGAGTTATTGCCGTACATAAAGTTGTTTTTCTCATTTTCATCATTATCCCCAGGATCGATATGTTTATTTTTATATAACGCTTATGGTGTCTATTGGCAGGCCGTCATTAGCCTGCCAATGTGGAACGCTTTGTTATTTAGTCAGAGGGTACGAGCCGAACTTTGATGTCTGCCGGTGGCGCGTAATAAGGCGCGGAGGTGACCAGCAGTGAAATGCCGGTTTGCGCAAATTTATCAATGGTCGCGAGAGTAATTCCGCCCGCTAAGGACAGTCGGCAGTGAGGCGAAAATCTCTGTGCATAGGCTTTGAGCGCGAGAATGTCATCGGGTGAGAATTTATCGAGTTGCACAATATCGGGCATGCCCAATAACGCCTGTTTGGCTTCATCCACGGTATCGGCTTCGACGATGATGGCTTTTTCCGGCGCCTGCTGGCGTAAGGTTGCAATGATGCTCTGCCAGTTATCAGGGGAGGGGCAAAATCGACGGTGGTTGGTGAACAGCAAAATAGTTTCACCGCAGCCCGCACGATGAATAATGCCACCTGCGGCGGTCACGGCTTGCATGGCGAGTAAGTGGGTGCCAGGAATGGTTTTGCGCGTGCAGGCAATTTTTCCCTGCGGCGAATAACGCTGTAGGATCTGACGCATTTGATAGACATAGTCAGATACGCCACAGCTCCACTCCAACAGGTTCTGCACGGCCTTCCAGCCCTGATGCAGCGCATCGGCGCGGCCTTGGGCGGTGAGCAAACATGCGTCTGCCATGGCGATATCGCCGTCGTGGAGGTGCTGCTCAACCTCTAATCCCAGCCGTAAAAGCATACGGCGAGCGGTGTCGATGCCGCTGATACAGCCTCCTTGTCGATGATGAAAGCGCATTGATCCTTGACGCGCACCGATGTTCAGCGCGCGCGTCGTTAGATCCCCGCCCTGTATGTCATCCATCAGCCACTGATCGAGCTGCGCATCAGGGATGAAAATCATAGCGCCCCCTGCGGTGACGTTTTTTTCTCCCATGACACTAGCGCCCAATCACGAGTCGGCGAAGCAATGGTTAATCCGTGCTTTTGCTGGTGGGTGTAGTAATCAAAAAGGCGCTGCTGTTCTTCATCATTCAGCGTGCCCAATGACCAACTGGTGCTTTCATAAAAACGCTCGAAAGTATCCGTATTTCCCTGACAGTTTGGCCCGGCGATGAAATCAACGCGGGCATGAATGCCCATCTGGTACAAGACGTTAACCGCGTAGATATAGTTTGGCAGTTCAATGACGGGGCGACCGATAACCCGCTGCACTTCAGCATTGACGAACGAAGGGCTGACGGTGTGGGTGGTGTAAACGCGCAGCCGTGCCTGCTGATGAAGTTTTTGCATGGCCGAGCGTAAATCACCGACCAGAGTTGAACGCGAGGCAACGGCGATATCACACTGCGGAAGAGCGCTCCAATCATCCTCCCAAGCTCGGCGAAGCAGCGTGACGTTATCGAGCTGCATGGCCTGTGCGCGTTTGGCCGCAACCTCAAGCATCCCCTTGCTGTAATCCACGCCGTAAACATGGCTGAGTTTATGCGCCACATTGAGGCAAACCGAACCGGGGCCACAGCCCATATCCAGTAAGGTTTCCGCGTTGGTAAAATCCATTTTGGCAATAAGCTGAACCAAATATGCGTCTTGCGGGTTCGCGCAGGTTACGGCCATTTTCTCAGCACGTTTATCCCAATGTTCTGGCGCTTTTTCAGTGCGTTGCGCTAGTGCTAACTGCTGTTGGTAGAGTGCAGAAAAGTCGATTTCATCAATCAGCATGTGAGTTCCTTTTTTAGTTTTCATATTCCCAGATGTGCTTCGATTTCCTCTTCACTGACGTCATACAGCTGAGACAATGAAGCGCTATTAAGCATCGTTTTCGGCGTTCCCTGTGATGCCCCGTTTTGTGGGCTGAGGGTCACGATGGTATCGGCCACCGCTTTGGCGTGCATGGGATGATGGGTAGACATCAACAGCGTGATCCCAACCGTTTTTAACTGACGAATACGCTTGAGCAGGGTTATCTGATGGCCAAAATCCAAGCTGGCTGCCGGTTCATCCATCACTAAAAGCGCTGGCTGTTGGACTAGAGCGCGGGCGATTAATACCAACTGCCGTTCACCGCCGCTGAGCGTTGGAAAGCTGCGTTGTTCCAAGTGAAGAATGCCAAGAGCATCCAGTGCATCTCGGGCGAGCTGGTGATCGCGTTGATGAGGGGAGGAAAATAAGCCCAGATGAGCGCTGCGGCCCATGCTCACCATATCCAGTACGCTGTAAGAAAAAGGGCCGCTGTGAGCCTGAGGAACATAAGCAACCAGCTGTGCGAGCTTAGCCGGTGACCACTCCTGCAACGGTTTTCCTGCCAAGATAATATCGCCCTTGAGCGCGGGTAATAGCCCAAGCAGCGTCCGCATTAGCGTGGTTTTCCCACAGCCGTTAGCGCCCAGCAGACAACAGATTTCCCCGCGTTGGATGGCAAAATTAATATTCTGCAAAATGGGGCGATCGCGATATCCCAAGGCAACCTGACTAAATGACACCATGCTCATCCGCGGCCTCCGCGAAGTAACAGCATCAGGAAAAAAGGAGCGCCGATCAGCGCCGTGAGTATCCCCAAAGGCAGCTCGATGGTGAATAGGCTACGGGCCAAGGTATCGGTGAGTAAGAGAAGTAGCCCACCACCCAGCATGGAGGCTGGAAATAAACGCTGATAGTTATCGCCGGTGACTAAGCGGCAGATATGGGGAACCACTAAGCCAATCCAGCCAATGATACCGGCGACCGATACCGCGCTTGCCGTGATCAACGTCGCGCAAATGATAAAGATCAGCCGCAGGCGCTTAACATGAACGCCCATGGTTTTGGCTTCATCATCCGGCAGGCTCAGTAGATTCATACGCCAACGCAGCAGCAAAAGTGGCAGCATGCCCAACAGTAAAACGGGGATACTGCTGTAGAGATCGTCATGGGTGATGGTAGAAAGGCCGCCTAATAACCAGAAGGTGATCGAAGGGAGTTGGGTGTAGGGATCGGCCAAGATTTTAATCAGCGAAATGACCGCGCCGCACAGGGTGCCGATGGCAATGCCAACCAGAACCAGAGATAGCACCGGATCGTGGCGTTTTGCCAGCGAGGCAATCAGACAGGTGAGCGCCACGGCCAGCATACCGCCGACAAAAGCCAACAGCTGAACGATAACGATCGGCAAACCCAGCCACATCGCCACGCATGCCCCCATTCCTGCCCCTGCGGATACGCCCAGAATATCGGGTGAAACCAATGGATTACGGAACATTCCTTGATAAGCCGCTCCGGCAGCCGAAAGCGCGGCGCCAATCATTAGAGCAGCTAAAATTCGCGGCAGGCGTATTTGCCAGAACACGATAGCAACTCGCGGATCTGCCTGCGTCGTGTTTGAATGCACCAACAGATTCAACAGTTCAGTGGGCGTGAGTGGATATTTGCCAACCAAAAGCGCCAATAGAATGGCAACCAGAATACCGCTGGAAAAAAGAGCCAGATTTTTGGTCAGATTCATCCAGCCTCCAACAAGCGCTGGAGTTGGGTTTGGTTTAAATCCGAGTGGTAGAACAGCCGGAAAAACTGCTGGAGGTCATCCATCCAGTTTGCCTGAATCTTGCTATCAAAATGCGCCTGTAGTCGGCGCATGCCTAGCAGGCGATTAATACCCGGTGGCGAATCGAGCCAACCAAAAGGCAAGCCGGAATAACACAGAACCTGACCTTTACGCACCGCCTGAAGATTTTTCCACAGTGCATTCTGAGTGATATAGCGATAGGTGTTGGCGTCCTGAGTCAGAATAATATCGGGCTCCCACAGCAATAGTTGCTCGAAAGACACCTGAGCTAAACCATGCTGCGACGGTTCGCTCACTACGTTGATTAGCCCTAACTGCTCTGCGGCTTCCGTATGCAAAGATCCCTGCAAGCCCGTCTCTAATCCTGTGGCGCCGCGTGCGGAATAAAAACGAGGCGAATTGCCGCTCATCTGCGAAAAACGTTCGGCATCTTGCAGAAAACGCTCTGCCAACTGAGCCTGCTTCTCTGCTCTCGATGAAACCCCTAACAGCGTGCCTACCTGACGCAGTTGGCTGGCTGAATCCCGTAATTTCCCATCCACTAAGACGTAGGGCACGCCAGTTTGTGCTGCGGTTCGCTGCGCGAGTGAGCGGAAGGTTTCATCGGCGCTGCCACAATCAATAATGATGTCTGGAGCCAGCGACACTATCTTTTCGAGGGAAAGCGTACTTGCACGGCCAGATAAACGTCCTAGCTTTGGCAGTTTTCGAATGGTATCGGAAAGAAATTCACTGCCGGAAACTGAGAAATCAAACGAGGATAATCCCAGCAACATTTCGGGTGCTAGCGCGAGCAATAAGAGATCGGCGGGAGCCCCCGCGCTCAATACGCGGTGTGCTTTTTGTGGCGATGGCAAAGTACCGAAAGGGACTAAAAGGGCGTCAGCGGCGTGGGTAGCAAAAGGGCTGACCGATAAAGCTGCGCCAGAAAGCAAATACCCAATCAGCTTACGACGAGTGATATCCATGTCATAACCAGAAGTTTTTTCGTTATATAATTATTTATATAATGAATTGGCAAAAACCCATAGTCAAGCTATGGGATTAGGTAAAACGACGAGGTGTGATCTGGGTAGTGGCTTAACAAAAATGAGAAAAGGAAGACTGGAGTGGTTGGCTTTGAGTCACAAAAAACAGTAGGGAAAAGGGAGGTAGTAGACCTCCCATTAACGGTTCATCTCTACTTTCTTTGTGATTTAGACAGCATCCATTTCCACTTCTGCTCCTGATTCAGCTCTGAAGGAGGAACCGGAATCAGCATTTTAGGCATTGATTCCGAGTCATTTTCTTCTCCATCAACGTTAACCGCATTTTTAATTCGTTCGGCAATGTGATCGTCGATATGATCCACTTGGATCATGCGCTGACACTGACAGCCTCGGCCTTCTAGCTGATTTGGAACGGTTTTGGTTTGGCAGTCAATTTCATCAACGGCAGAAAGGATATAAGAGACAAGGTTTATGGCTTTGCACGGCGTGAGATCAAACTGATCGGCAATCTCTCGCGAGCTTATCCAACGTTGTTGTTGCATTGCCCAACGCGCCACGGACAAATACAAAGGCTCTGGTACGTATTCTCTACACATAGACTCACCTTTAAATTAAAGCAATTTTTTATCAGATTAGCATTTGTTTACCATATAAATGGATGGGCTCAAATATATGCGATCATATTCACATTTATAATCACGGTTTGATCTGAATATACCTATCTAATGACGCCTTCGCTATGGTTTTTATTTGATTTGTTGCGAGGGGTCGTAACCGCAATTATTGTTGTTTTATTGTAGTGATAATGTTTTCTTGCTGTGTGGTGTTAATTTATTTTTGTGATTGAGAATATGTTTATAAAGGCTAATTTTTTGATTTAAAATAATAAACAACATAATTAATTTGATATCACCTGAATAGACAAAAAACTATGCGCATTGGCGCACTTTTTGCTTGCTGATAACGCCATAGCTATCTGGTTTATCATGCTTTTTGTTTCTTAATGCCATGTGGCGTTAGCTCTGTTTTTATAATGAATGAAATCGCTAATGAGAGTGTGTAATGAATCCAATAAATAAAATTAATGTCCCTGATAAAATATCAGCGGAGATGCGTGATGTATTGCGTGTTCAGTATGAAAATGCAAAACCAATAGCAGCAGATGCTGATAATTCAACGATTAGACAAGCTTATATTGAGGAGCGAAGATATTGGAATGAGGGAGGGCCTAAAATGTTTAAGACCCTGCATGAAAAGATAGCCACTTCTCACGGCGATATCGAGACGAAAATATATTATCCACAGAGAGAAACAGTGGCAACGATCTTTTATTTACACGGCGGCGGATTTATTGTCGGTAATCTTGATACTCACGACCGTATTATGCGTTTATTAGCCGATTACACCGGATGTGCCGTGATTGGCGTTGACTATACGCTTTCGCCTGAGGCGCATTTTCCGCAGGCGATCGAAGAGACGGTTGCGGTATGCTGCTATTTTTCTCAGTGCGCTGCGGATTATCAACTCAATATGCAGTCAATTGGTTTTGCCGGAGATTCTGCCGGTGCGATGTTGGCGCTGGCAACGGCATTATGGTTGCGCGATCGCAAGATCGACTGCGGCTACGTCAAAGGCGTTCTGCTTTATTACGGACTTTATGGATTACAGGATTCTGCCAGCCGTCGATTATACGGCGGAGTCTGGGACGGTTTAACCGGACCCGATATTGAATTTTATCAGCACGCCTATTTGGCGAATGAACAAGATAAAGAGTCACCTTATTGCTGCCTGTTTAATAACGATCTTAGCCACAACATGCCTGCCTGCTTTATTGCCACCGCAGAATTTGATCCGCTGATTGACGACAGCATTGCGCTGCACCGCACGCTTTCCGAACACCAACAACCTTGCTGCTATAAAATGTATCCCGGTACGCTGCATGCGTTTTTGCATTATTCGCGCATGATGGAAAGTGCCGATCAGGCATTGCGCGACGGTGCCCGCTATTTTTGCGAGCAGCTTGAAGTATGACGAATATAGGCAAATAAAAGGCGGGCAGTCGGTTAGATTGCCCGCCAGTATTTTTAATACAGATCCATCTGGCTGGTTTTATCCAGTGATAAATTGCGTGTTTCGGGCGCTAAAAATACGGATACGACCATGCCAAAAAGCGAGATCCCCGCACCGGCCAGCATCGTCATCGCGATCCCATGCTGTTGCATAAACAGCGGTAGCGCATAGGTTGACACCACGGTGCCGATCCGGCTGAGCGATATCGCTGCGCCCACGGCGGAAGCACGAATGTGAGTGGGAAAAAGCTCGTTTGGATAGAGCCATTGCAAAATGCCGGGGCCGCCTGAGAAAAATGCATAAAGCGCAAAGGCTGACACAATCAGCGTAATGCTAGGATCTGGAACAATTCCTAATACCGCTAACGCGAGCGTCATAATGGCAAAGCTGCCAATTAACAACGGACGGCGTCCGATACTGTTGAGCCAATACATCGCAGGCAAGCAGCCAATCAGGAAGAACAGGCTAATCACCACGTTGCCGAGTACGGCCTCTTTACCTTCGTTGAGCCCCAGCAGACTGATAATTTGCGGGCCGAAGGTATAAATGCCAAACATCGGTATTACCTGACACGTCCAAATAATGGCGACAAACAAAATCGATGTTAGGTGCCTGCGGGTGAAAATCTGGCTATAACGCGTCTCCTGTGGGGCTTCGTCATCGAATACCACGTTTTCGCCAAACAGCTTAAACATCAGCGCACGGCACTCTTCAATACGCCCTTTGCGAATCAGCCAGCGAGGCGATTCGGGCAGTTCAAAACGTCCTAATAGAATGATAATACAAGGAATAACCGCGCTGCCCAACATCCAGCGCCAGCCGTTTTCGACGTCATATAACAGATAGCCCACAACGTCGGCGGCGGTTGCACCGATGTACCACATCGCGGCGATAAAACCCATGGTGAAAGCGCGCTGACGCGTGGTAGAAAATTCGGCAATCATCGAGGTAGCGATGGGGTAATCTGCGCCGATCACAATGCCTATCAGAAAACGCAGGATCACCAGCTCCAGCGGCGATGTCACAAACATGGTCGCGGCCGAGATAACGCCGATGGCAATAATATCAATCAGAAACATCAACCGGCGACCAAGCACATC harbors:
- a CDS encoding MFS transporter; translated protein: MEKSKRFDDISFTPIHRKIMLWGSGGPFLDGYVLVIIGIALEQLTPVLQLDARWVGLVGIATLVGLFIGTSLFGYIADVLGRRLMFLIDIIAIGVISAATMFVTSPLELVILRFLIGIVIGADYPIATSMIAEFSTTRQRAFTMGFIAAMWYIGATAADVVGYLLYDVENGWRWMLGSAVIPCIIILLGRFELPESPRWLIRKGRIEECRALMFKLFGENVVFDDEAPQETRYSQIFTRRHLTSILFVAIIWTCQVIPMFGIYTFGPQIISLLGLNEGKEAVLGNVVISLFFLIGCLPAMYWLNSIGRRPLLIGSFAIMTLALAVLGIVPDPSITLIVSAFALYAFFSGGPGILQWLYPNELFPTHIRASAVGAAISLSRIGTVVSTYALPLFMQQHGIAMTMLAGAGISLFGMVVSVFLAPETRNLSLDKTSQMDLY
- the aes gene encoding acetyl esterase → MNPINKINVPDKISAEMRDVLRVQYENAKPIAADADNSTIRQAYIEERRYWNEGGPKMFKTLHEKIATSHGDIETKIYYPQRETVATIFYLHGGGFIVGNLDTHDRIMRLLADYTGCAVIGVDYTLSPEAHFPQAIEETVAVCCYFSQCAADYQLNMQSIGFAGDSAGAMLALATALWLRDRKIDCGYVKGVLLYYGLYGLQDSASRRLYGGVWDGLTGPDIEFYQHAYLANEQDKESPYCCLFNNDLSHNMPACFIATAEFDPLIDDSIALHRTLSEHQQPCCYKMYPGTLHAFLHYSRMMESADQALRDGARYFCEQLEV
- a CDS encoding ABC transporter substrate-binding protein, which encodes MDITRRKLIGYLLSGAALSVSPFATHAADALLVPFGTLPSPQKAHRVLSAGAPADLLLLALAPEMLLGLSSFDFSVSGSEFLSDTIRKLPKLGRLSGRASTLSLEKIVSLAPDIIIDCGSADETFRSLAQRTAAQTGVPYVLVDGKLRDSASQLRQVGTLLGVSSRAEKQAQLAERFLQDAERFSQMSGNSPRFYSARGATGLETGLQGSLHTEAAEQLGLINVVSEPSQHGLAQVSFEQLLLWEPDIILTQDANTYRYITQNALWKNLQAVRKGQVLCYSGLPFGWLDSPPGINRLLGMRRLQAHFDSKIQANWMDDLQQFFRLFYHSDLNQTQLQRLLEAG
- a CDS encoding class I SAM-dependent methyltransferase translates to MLIDEIDFSALYQQQLALAQRTEKAPEHWDKRAEKMAVTCANPQDAYLVQLIAKMDFTNAETLLDMGCGPGSVCLNVAHKLSHVYGVDYSKGMLEVAAKRAQAMQLDNVTLLRRAWEDDWSALPQCDIAVASRSTLVGDLRSAMQKLHQQARLRVYTTHTVSPSFVNAEVQRVIGRPVIELPNYIYAVNVLYQMGIHARVDFIAGPNCQGNTDTFERFYESTSWSLGTLNDEEQQRLFDYYTHQQKHGLTIASPTRDWALVSWEKKTSPQGAL
- a CDS encoding FecCD family ABC transporter permease translates to MNLTKNLALFSSGILVAILLALLVGKYPLTPTELLNLLVHSNTTQADPRVAIVFWQIRLPRILAALMIGAALSAAGAAYQGMFRNPLVSPDILGVSAGAGMGACVAMWLGLPIVIVQLLAFVGGMLAVALTCLIASLAKRHDPVLSLVLVGIAIGTLCGAVISLIKILADPYTQLPSITFWLLGGLSTITHDDLYSSIPVLLLGMLPLLLLRWRMNLLSLPDDEAKTMGVHVKRLRLIFIICATLITASAVSVAGIIGWIGLVVPHICRLVTGDNYQRLFPASMLGGGLLLLLTDTLARSLFTIELPLGILTALIGAPFFLMLLLRGGRG
- the modD gene encoding ModD protein; the protein is MIFIPDAQLDQWLMDDIQGGDLTTRALNIGARQGSMRFHHRQGGCISGIDTARRMLLRLGLEVEQHLHDGDIAMADACLLTAQGRADALHQGWKAVQNLLEWSCGVSDYVYQMRQILQRYSPQGKIACTRKTIPGTHLLAMQAVTAAGGIIHRAGCGETILLFTNHRRFCPSPDNWQSIIATLRQQAPEKAIIVEADTVDEAKQALLGMPDIVQLDKFSPDDILALKAYAQRFSPHCRLSLAGGITLATIDKFAQTGISLLVTSAPYYAPPADIKVRLVPSD
- a CDS encoding ABC transporter ATP-binding protein, coding for MSMVSFSQVALGYRDRPILQNINFAIQRGEICCLLGANGCGKTTLMRTLLGLLPALKGDIILAGKPLQEWSPAKLAQLVAYVPQAHSGPFSYSVLDMVSMGRSAHLGLFSSPHQRDHQLARDALDALGILHLEQRSFPTLSGGERQLVLIARALVQQPALLVMDEPAASLDFGHQITLLKRIRQLKTVGITLLMSTHHPMHAKAVADTIVTLSPQNGASQGTPKTMLNSASLSQLYDVSEEEIEAHLGI
- the caiF gene encoding carnitine metabolism transcriptional regulator CaiF, whose protein sequence is MCREYVPEPLYLSVARWAMQQQRWISSREIADQFDLTPCKAINLVSYILSAVDEIDCQTKTVPNQLEGRGCQCQRMIQVDHIDDHIAERIKNAVNVDGEENDSESMPKMLIPVPPSELNQEQKWKWMLSKSQRK